The Plasmodium berghei ANKA genome assembly, chromosome: 12 genome contains a region encoding:
- a CDS encoding RNA and export factor binding protein, putative, translating into MREFRRYNNDDRQHRKHNRSHGKYDRSNNIGYKTNNHYSRINKQNGKNKHRNRDNMRNDMERTSHARVKISNLEYTITKDDLMELFTNVCKVVNAWINYDHTDRSDGTAVCIFESIEDAQKAIDKYDGSEIEGQSIKMEILHKSNYSYKKRYKNKCPW; encoded by the exons ATGAGAGAATTTCGGAGATATAATAATG ACGATCGTCAACATAGAAAACATAATAGATCGCATGGTAAATATGACCGTTCCaat AATATTGGATATAAAACGAATAACCACTACAGccgaataaataaacaaaatgggaaaaataaacataga AATCGCGATAACATGAGGAACGATATGGAACGAACTTCACATGCCCGAGTTAAAATATCCAATTTGGAATATACAATTACCAAAGATGATTTAATg GAATTGTTTACTAATGTATGCAAAGTTGTAAACGCATGGATAAACTATGATCATACGGATAGATCGgat GGAACAGCAGTTTGTATTTTTGAAAGTATAGAAGATGCTCAAAAAGCGATTGATAAATATGATG GTTCCGAGATTGAAGGGCAATCCattaaaatggaaatacTACACAAATCGAATTATAGttacaaaaaaagatataaaaataaatgccCTTggtga